One part of the Esox lucius isolate fEsoLuc1 chromosome 10, fEsoLuc1.pri, whole genome shotgun sequence genome encodes these proteins:
- the skiv2l gene encoding helicase SKI2W — protein MERIDLPPVGPSDLPLSLLEMGCSGRFELITHPQPNDQPLPQQSTLPHGLPPTSVSLETEVENQFLHDPAWLPIHDPDAAFHRFLKLAERDVNVESLLHCALSPLHSGISVIRDPTTGMLLDFTEVLLEDTGISAKNSMSLQRPPNPNPSESLRGSNTNYPFLPGGMEELTLEQIKEKSDLEEDIDFENGLLTVPPGLKVGMDFSDKDAKTTKREVNLMSLLSTFDDIIDCRAEIEEEKGQGGGDAPKLPRTNSLEDLGIKDSPSTPATTSADKKDGKTSKPVEGQEEKKRWAIPVDITSPCDDFYKRIPNPAFKYPFELDVFQKQAVLRLEAHESVFVAAHTSAGKTVVAEYAIALSQKHMTRTIYTSPIKALSNQKFRDFKTTFGDVGLLTGDVQLSPEASCLIMTTEILRSMLYNGSEVIRDLEWVIFDEVHYINDAERGVVWEEVLIMLPDHVSIILLSATVPNSVEFSEWIGRIKKKHIYVISTVKRPVPLEHYLYTGNSTKTQKEMFLLLDAAGNLQTKGYYAAIDAKKERTSKHAQSFGTKNASQNTTPNQDRAVWLSLLHFLSQRQLTPVVAFTFSRTRCDDNARSLATMDLTSSTEKSEIHSFFQKSLSRLRGGDRQLPQIVLMRDLLKRGIGVHHSGILPILKEVIEMLFSRGLVKVLFATETFAMGVNMPARTVVFDSIRKHDGTGFRNLLPGEYIQMAGRAGRRGLDATGTVIILCKSGVHNMGDLHVMMLGKPTLLQSQFRLTYTMILNLLRVEALQVTDMMRRSFSESHRDTQAHEKQISRLKQTLSSLPPLDTEGQLSDLLPYYYIVTELRITTEALQCAVLGSVNGLKALSVGRVVVVNNKQHFNALGVILQVSNDSVNRTFTTLIICEKNNEEGGGDGPNASAFPHLYNTALFIPEGPCSHTVQKLKLQDISAITVKTLKVIPERIIDNYNKRQQPRFRLDPPGQAISTATQELLRLAEANPDGVASLDPVNDLQLKSVDVVEGTMRVRALKDTLKDFSCSHSPTFSEQFLRVQERMKVQEELDQLLYLTSDQSLSLLPEYNQRIKVLEELKYVDKSRAVQLKGRVACQISSHELLLTELLFENALSPLAPEESAALLSCLVFQQKTQVEPHITNTLQEGIERVLAVAQRIGELQRECGIAQTAEEFVSQFKFGLTEVVYCWARGMPFAEIAQLTDVQEGTVVRCIQRLDEVLKEVRQAARIVGDSVLGSKMEKASLAIRRDIVFTASLYTH, from the exons ATGGAAAGAATAG ATCTGCCCCCTGTGGGCCCCTCAGACCTCCCTTTGTCCCTGCTGGAGATGGGTTGCTCAGGCAGATTTGAGCTCATCACGCATCCACAGCCCAATGACCAGCCCCTGCCCCAACAAAGCACG CTTCCCCATGGACTCCCTCCCACCAGCGTGAGCCTGGAGACTGAGGTAGAGAACCAATTTCTACACGATCCGGCCTGGCTCCCCATACACGACCCCGACGCTGCCTTCCACAGGTTTCTCAA GCTGGCAGAGAGAGATGTTAATGTGGAGTCACTTCTCCATTGTGCTCTGTCTCCTCTGCACTCTGGCATTTCTGTAATCAGAGACCCAACCACAGGAATGCTCTTGGACTTCACTGAG GTGTTGCTTGAGGACACAGGCATCTCTGCTAAGAATTCTATGTCTCTGCAACGcccacctaaccctaacccctctgAGAGCCTCAGAGGAAGCAACACCAACTACCCCTTTTTGCCTG GAGGCATGGAGGAGCTGACACTAGAGCAAATCAAAGAGAAATCAGATCTGGAGGAGGACATAGACTTTGAGAATG GGTTACTTACAGTGCCACCTGGTCTTAAAGTTGGGATGGACTTCAGTGACAAAG ATGCCAAAACCACAAAAAGAGAAGTCAACCTCATGTCCCTCCTGTCCACCTTTGATGACATTATTGACTGCCGGGCTGagatagaggaggagaaaggcCAGGGAGGTGGAGATGCTCCCAAACTACCCAGGACTAACAGCCTAGAAGACCTTGGCATCAAG GATTCCCCCTCTACGCCTGCAACCACTTCAGCAGATAAAAAAGATGGTAAGACGTCCAAACCAGTAGAGGGCCAGGAGGAAAAAAAGAGATGGGCTATTCCAGTAGACATCACCTCCCCCTGTGATGACTTCTACAAGCGCATCCCCAACCCAGCCTTTAAG TATCCCTTTGAGCTGGACGTCTTCCAGAAGCAGGCGGTGTTGAGGCTGGAGGCCCACGAGTCGGTGTTTGTGGCGGCTCACACTTCAGCCGGCAAAACTGTGGTGGCCGAATATGCCATTGCACTTTCACAGAAACACATGACACG GACCATTTACACATCCCCGATCAaagcgctgtccaatcagaagtTCCGTGACTTCAAGACCACCTTTGGGGATGTGGGGCTGCTTACTGGGGACGTTCAGCTGAGTCCTGAAGCCTCCTGTCTCATCATGACCACTGAGATATTGAG GTCCATGCTCTATAACGGTTCAGAGGTCATACGTGATTTAGAGTGGGTGATCTTTGACGAAGTTCACTACATCAATGACGCTGAG aGAGGAGTGGTGTGGGAGGAGGTTCTCATCATGTTGCCTGATCACGTCAGCATTATTCTGCTGAGTGCCACTGTTCCCAATTCCGTGGAGTTCAGCGAGTGGATCGG GCGcatcaagaagaagcacatctATGTGATCAGCACGGTGAAGAGGCCTGTCCCTCTGGAACACTATCTGTACACGGGAAACAGCACCAAGACTCAGAAAGAGATGTTTCTATTGCTGGACGCTGCCGGCAACTTACAAACCAAAGG gTATTATGCTGCAATAGATGCCAAAAAGGAACGTACCAGTAAGCACGCCCAGTCCTTTGGGACAAAAAATGCATCGCAGAACACTACACCAAACCAG GACCGGGCAGTGTGGCTTTCGCTCCTCCACTTCCTGTCCCAGCGCCAGCTGACCCCTGTGGTGGCATTCACTTTCTCCAGGACGCGCTGTGATGACAATGCTCGTTCATTGGCCACCATGGACCTGACCAGCTCGACCGAGAAGAGCGAGATCCACTCCTTCTTCCAGAAAAGCCTGAGCCGGCTCAGGGGAGGGGACCGCCAGTTGCCCCAG ATCGTGTTGATGAGGGACCTGCTGAAGAGGGGGATCGGCGTACATCACAGCGGCATCCTGCCAATCCTGAAGGAGGTCATTGAGATGCTGTTCTCCCGGGGGCTAGTAAAG GTTCTGTTTGCCACTGAGACATTTGCAATGGGAGTGAACATGCCAGCCAGGACAGTAGTGTTTGACAGCATTCGGAAACACGATGGCACTGGCTTTAGAAACCTGCTGCCCG gTGAATACATCCAAATGGCTGGTAGAGCGGGGAGGAGAGGTCTAGACGCCACAGGCACCGTCATCATCCTCTGCAAGTCCGGTGTGCATAACATGGGGGACCTTCACGTCATGATGCTG GGGAAACCCACACTGCTACAGTCCCAGTTCAGGCTGACCTACACCATGATCCTCAACCTGCTGCGTGTggaggccctccaagtcaccgACATGATGAGGAGGAGCTTCTCAGAGAgccacagggacacacag gctCATGAGAAGCAGATAAGTCGTCTGAAACAGACTctgtcttccctccctcccctggaCACTGAGGGTCAGCTGTCTGATCTGCTGCCATACTACTACATCGTCACGGAGCTCCGCATCACCACAGAGGCCCTGCag TGTGCAGTGCTGGGGTCAGTGAATGGCTTGAAAGCTCTGTCTGTGGGACGAGTGGTGGTGGTCAACAACAAACAGCACTTCAACGCCCTTGGAGTCAtcttgcag GTGTCGAATGATTCAGTAAATCGTACTTTTACAACTCTAATAATCTGTGAGAAGAACAacgaggaaggaggaggagatggcCCCAACGCCAGTGCTTTCCCTCACCTCTACAACACTGCCCTCTTCATACCCGAGG GTCCCTGCAGTCACACAGTCCAGAAGCTAAAGCTACAGGACATATCTGCCATCACAGTCAAGACGCTGAAGGTCATCCCAGAACGAATCATCGACAACTACAACAAGAGGCAGCAGCCACGCTTTAG GCTTGATCCACCAGGCCAAGCCATCTCCACGGCGACACAGGAGCTTCTGCGATTAGCGGAGGCCAACCCGGACGGGGTTGCAAGCCTCGACCCGGTGAACGACCTCCAGCTGAAGAGCGTAGACGTGGTGGAGGGCACCATGAGGGTGCGCGCGTTGAAGGACACCCTCAAAGACTTCAGCTGCAGCCACTCACCAACCTTCTCAGAACAG TTTTTACGGGTGCAGGAGAGGATGAAGGTTCAGGAGGAATTGGACCAACTGCTCTACCTCACCTCGGACCAGTCCCTGTCTTTGCTACCAGAGTACAATCAGAGAATCAAG GTGCTTGAGGAACTGAAGTATGTGGACAAGAGCCGCGCGGTGCAGCTGAAAGGTCGCGTGGCCTGCCAGATCAGTAGCCATGAGCTGCTCCTCACTGAGCTGCTGTTCGAGAACGCACTGAGTCCCCTGGCCCCGGAGGAAAGCGCTGCGCTGCTGTCCTGTCTGGTCTTTCAACAGAAGACCCAGGTGGAGCCCCACATTACCAACACCCTGCAGGAG GGCATCGAGAGAGTGCTAGCGGTGGCTCAGCGTATTGGCGAGCTCCAGAGGGAATGTGGGATAGCACAGACGGCTGAGGAGTTTGTGAGCCAATTCAAGTTTGGTCTCACCGAGGTGGTCTACTGCTGGGCCAGAGGCATG CCATTTGCGGAGATCGCCCAGCTGACAGACGTCCAGGAGGGGACCGTGGTGCGTTGCATCCAGAGGCTGGACGAGGTGCTGAAGGAGGTACGCCAGGCGGCCCGCATCGTGGGCGACTCTGTCCTGGGCAGCAAGATGGAGAAGGCCTCCCTGGCCATCCGCAGGGACATCGTGTTCACCGCCTCGCTGTACACACATTGA
- the prrt1 gene encoding proline-rich transmembrane protein 1 isoform X2 — protein MSEKHGLEDSNRQTMSQPQQMQPPPYLPSQEANMGQHPNMSQHPNMGQHPNMGQHPNMGQHPNLQHPNMAPPPGCGPQPNYPPPPPPPGTEGYQETQFHNGTYGHPGQGYTVQTQGQGGGVPHAPVGYFQPGYPLQLQPCTAYVPVYPVASGQPYQGMSQGQMGMQIPHGIALMEPRRPPHDYLPIAVLTTVCCFWPTGIIAIIKAVQVRTAVARGDMVMAEIASREARNFSFISLAVGIASIVLCTILTVVVIIASQHHDDDWEP, from the exons ATGTCGGAAAAACACG GTCTTGAGGATTCCAACCGTCAGACAATGTCCCAACCACAGCAAATGCAGCCCCCTCCGTACCTCCCCTCCCAGGAAGCCAACATGGGCCAGCATCCCAACATGAGCCAGCATCCCAACATGGGCCAGCATCCCAACATGGGCCAGCATCCCAACATGGGCCAGCACCCCAACCTGCAGCACCCCAATATGGCCCCGCCGCCCGGTTGTGGCCCCCAGCCCAActaccccccaccacccccaccccctggTACCGAAGGCTACCAGGAGACCCAGTTCCACAACGGCACTTACGGACACCCAGGGCAGGGCTACACGGTGCAGACCCAGGGCCAGGGAGGGGGAGTCCCGCATGCGCCTGTGGGCTACTTCCAACCAGGATATCCACTCCAGCTCCAGCCCTGCACCGCCTATGTGCCGGTCTACCCCGTGGCATCC GGACAGCCCTACCAGGGCATGTCTCAGGGCCAGATGGGCATGCAGATTCCCCATGGCATCGCCCTAATGGAACCCAGACGTCCACCTCACGACTATCTGCCCATCGCCGTGCTCACCACTGTCTGCTGCTTCTGGCCCACAGGAATCATAGCCATCATAAAGGCAGTACAG GTGCGTACAGCAGTGGCCAGGGGGGACATGGTGATGGCAGAGATAGCGTCCCGTGAGGCTCGTAACTTCTCCTTCATCAGCCTAGCGGTGGGAATTGCCTCCATCGTCCTGTGTACAATCCTCACCGTGGTGGTCATAATAGCCTCCCAGCACCACGACGACGACTGGGAACCTTAA
- the prrt1 gene encoding proline-rich transmembrane protein 1 isoform X1, whose translation MSEKHGGYQGLEDSNRQTMSQPQQMQPPPYLPSQEANMGQHPNMSQHPNMGQHPNMGQHPNMGQHPNLQHPNMAPPPGCGPQPNYPPPPPPPGTEGYQETQFHNGTYGHPGQGYTVQTQGQGGGVPHAPVGYFQPGYPLQLQPCTAYVPVYPVASGQPYQGMSQGQMGMQIPHGIALMEPRRPPHDYLPIAVLTTVCCFWPTGIIAIIKAVQVRTAVARGDMVMAEIASREARNFSFISLAVGIASIVLCTILTVVVIIASQHHDDDWEP comes from the exons ATGTCGGAAAAACACG GAGGTTACCAAG GTCTTGAGGATTCCAACCGTCAGACAATGTCCCAACCACAGCAAATGCAGCCCCCTCCGTACCTCCCCTCCCAGGAAGCCAACATGGGCCAGCATCCCAACATGAGCCAGCATCCCAACATGGGCCAGCATCCCAACATGGGCCAGCATCCCAACATGGGCCAGCACCCCAACCTGCAGCACCCCAATATGGCCCCGCCGCCCGGTTGTGGCCCCCAGCCCAActaccccccaccacccccaccccctggTACCGAAGGCTACCAGGAGACCCAGTTCCACAACGGCACTTACGGACACCCAGGGCAGGGCTACACGGTGCAGACCCAGGGCCAGGGAGGGGGAGTCCCGCATGCGCCTGTGGGCTACTTCCAACCAGGATATCCACTCCAGCTCCAGCCCTGCACCGCCTATGTGCCGGTCTACCCCGTGGCATCC GGACAGCCCTACCAGGGCATGTCTCAGGGCCAGATGGGCATGCAGATTCCCCATGGCATCGCCCTAATGGAACCCAGACGTCCACCTCACGACTATCTGCCCATCGCCGTGCTCACCACTGTCTGCTGCTTCTGGCCCACAGGAATCATAGCCATCATAAAGGCAGTACAG GTGCGTACAGCAGTGGCCAGGGGGGACATGGTGATGGCAGAGATAGCGTCCCGTGAGGCTCGTAACTTCTCCTTCATCAGCCTAGCGGTGGGAATTGCCTCCATCGTCCTGTGTACAATCCTCACCGTGGTGGTCATAATAGCCTCCCAGCACCACGACGACGACTGGGAACCTTAA
- the prrt1 gene encoding proline-rich transmembrane protein 1 isoform X3, with the protein MSQPQQMQPPPYLPSQEANMGQHPNMSQHPNMGQHPNMGQHPNMGQHPNLQHPNMAPPPGCGPQPNYPPPPPPPGTEGYQETQFHNGTYGHPGQGYTVQTQGQGGGVPHAPVGYFQPGYPLQLQPCTAYVPVYPVASGQPYQGMSQGQMGMQIPHGIALMEPRRPPHDYLPIAVLTTVCCFWPTGIIAIIKAVQVRTAVARGDMVMAEIASREARNFSFISLAVGIASIVLCTILTVVVIIASQHHDDDWEP; encoded by the exons ATGTCCCAACCACAGCAAATGCAGCCCCCTCCGTACCTCCCCTCCCAGGAAGCCAACATGGGCCAGCATCCCAACATGAGCCAGCATCCCAACATGGGCCAGCATCCCAACATGGGCCAGCATCCCAACATGGGCCAGCACCCCAACCTGCAGCACCCCAATATGGCCCCGCCGCCCGGTTGTGGCCCCCAGCCCAActaccccccaccacccccaccccctggTACCGAAGGCTACCAGGAGACCCAGTTCCACAACGGCACTTACGGACACCCAGGGCAGGGCTACACGGTGCAGACCCAGGGCCAGGGAGGGGGAGTCCCGCATGCGCCTGTGGGCTACTTCCAACCAGGATATCCACTCCAGCTCCAGCCCTGCACCGCCTATGTGCCGGTCTACCCCGTGGCATCC GGACAGCCCTACCAGGGCATGTCTCAGGGCCAGATGGGCATGCAGATTCCCCATGGCATCGCCCTAATGGAACCCAGACGTCCACCTCACGACTATCTGCCCATCGCCGTGCTCACCACTGTCTGCTGCTTCTGGCCCACAGGAATCATAGCCATCATAAAGGCAGTACAG GTGCGTACAGCAGTGGCCAGGGGGGACATGGTGATGGCAGAGATAGCGTCCCGTGAGGCTCGTAACTTCTCCTTCATCAGCCTAGCGGTGGGAATTGCCTCCATCGTCCTGTGTACAATCCTCACCGTGGTGGTCATAATAGCCTCCCAGCACCACGACGACGACTGGGAACCTTAA